One genomic window of Muntiacus reevesi chromosome 4, mMunRee1.1, whole genome shotgun sequence includes the following:
- the LOC136167912 gene encoding lactosylceramide 1,3-N-acetyl-beta-D-glucosaminyltransferase-like, whose product MDVRMFVSGRRVKKWQFIQLFATCFVLSLMFFWISIDNHIVSHMKSYSYRYLINSYNFVNDSLSLKRREEGVSRYQYLINHEDKCQAQDVLLLLFVKTAPENYNRRSAIRNTWGNEKYVCSQLNANIKTLFVLGTPSDPLTRERLQRRLVWEDQMYKDIIQQDFADSFYNLTLKFLLQFSWANHFCPHAKFLMTAADDIFIHMPNLIEYLQSLEQIGVQDFWIGRVHRGAPPVRDKRSKYYVSYEMYQWPAYPDYTARAAYVISGDVAAKVYEASQTLNSSLYIDDVFMGLCANKIGIVPQYHVFFSGEGKTPYHPCIYEKMMTSHGHVEDLQDLWRDATDPKVKTISKGFFGQMYCRIIKVVLLCKLTYVDTYPCRAAFA is encoded by the coding sequence ATGGACGTCAGAATGTTTGTTAGTGGCAGGAGAGTAAAAAAATGGCAGTTTATTCAGTTATTTGCCACTTGTTTTGTACTAAGCCTGATGTTCTTCTGGATATCGATCGATAATCACATCGTGAGCCATATGAAGTCCTACTCTTACAGATACCTCATAAATAGCTACAATTTTGTGAATGACAGCCTGTCTCTTAAGCGCAGAGAGGAGGGGGTTTCTCGTTACCAGTACTTGATTAACCATGAGGATAAGTGTCAAGCACAAGATGTCCTGCTCTTACTGTTTGTAAAGACTGCGCCTGAAAATTACAATCGCCGTTCTGCCATTAGGAATACATGGGGCAATGAGAAGTATGTTTGCTCTCAACTTAATGCCAACATCAAAACTCTGTTTGTCTTAGGAACTCCTTCTGACCCACTGACAAGAGAAAGACTTCAGAGAagactggtttgggaagatcagaTGTACAAGGATATAATTCAGCAAGACTTTGCTGATTCTTTCTATAATCTTACTCTTAAATTTCTTCTCCAGTTTAGTTGGGCAAATCACTTTTGTCCACATGCCAAATTCCTCATGACTGCTGCTGATGACATATTTATTCATATGCCAAATCTTATTGAATACCTTCAAAGTTTAGAACAAATTGGTGTTCAAGACTTTTGGATTGGTCGTGTTCACCGTGGTGCCCCTCCTGTTAGAGACAAACGCAGCAAATACTATGTTTCTTATGAAATGTACCAGTGGCCAGCTTACCCTGACTATACCGCTAGAGCCGCCTACGTGATCTCTGGTGATGTGGCTGCCAAAGTCTATGAGGCATCACAGACACTTAACTCTAGCCTTTACATAGACGATGTGTTCATGGGCCTCTGTGCCAATAAAATAGGGATCGTACCACAATACCATGTGTTTTTTTCCGGGGAAGGTAAAACTCCTTATCATCCTTGCATCTATGAAAAAATGATGACATCTCATGGGCATGTAGAAGACCTTCAGGACCTCTGGAGGGATGCCACAGAcccaaaagtaaaaacaatttcaaaaggtttctttggtcagATGTACTGCAGAATAATAAAGGTAGTCCTCCTTTGCAAACTGACCTACGTGGATACATATCCCTGTCGGGCTGCCTTTGCCTAA